In the Malania oleifera isolate guangnan ecotype guangnan chromosome 1, ASM2987363v1, whole genome shotgun sequence genome, one interval contains:
- the LOC131152942 gene encoding uncharacterized protein At3g28850: MGCVSSKIFRRDLKQEIRLGNGDCANHVVSLTSSTYGVLKLDDERPVKGSVVGTKRSPPRDAPEIINAWELMEDLEDGMPISIQAKKSPKSRAFLRDMPEIHARSPLKFLNRMSSPKKLKRFSGKENQQRLNGNGWGLTLLDHSPKRVLKAFNFSENSRNGRISAKGNPVCAQSGSLRTDLGFFSRRPLQAPLFDPELVASFEKEISEEEEHIKKMVSATPKIQKQRTSSNCEIILELFEEKCPPGGKNAVVIYTTTLRGIRKTFEDCNNARRIIESHNVHMFERDVSMDSGFREELRGLMGTKEVKVPLVFVKGRLIGGADELLKLEEEGSLGVLFHGIPRAVAGCEGCAGVRFVMCMDCNGSCKVLDEDRKQTVKCGECNENGLIQCPICC, encoded by the coding sequence ATGGGCTGTGTTTCATCCAAAATCTTCAGGAGAGATCTCAAACAGGAAATTCGTCTTGGCAATGGCGATTGCGCCAACCATGTCGTCTCTCTCACGTCAAGCACCTACGGGGTTCTGAAACTCGACGACGAGCGACCCGTGAAGGGTTCTGTTGTAGGAACTAAGCGGTCGCCTCCTCGCGATGCGCCGGAGATCATCAACGCTTGGGAGCTCATGGAAGATCTCGAAGACGGAATGCCCATTTCGATTCAAGCCAAGAAAAGCCCGAAATCACGGGCTTTTCTTCGCGATATGCCTGAAATTCATGCGAGGAGCCCTCTGAAGTTCCTCAACCGTATGAGTTCTCCGAAGAAATTGAAGAGATTTTCCGGGAAAGAAAACCAGCAACGTTTGAATGGGAACGGTTGGGGCTTGACATTATTGGATCACAGCCCAAAGCGAGTCCTGAAAGCATTTAATTTTTCTGAGAATTCACGGAATGGGAGAATCTCTGCCAAGGGAAATCCAGTTTGTGCACAATCTGGTAGTTTGAGGACCGATTTGGGGTTCTTCTCAAGGAGACCATTGCAGGCTCCCCTTTTCGATCCAGAGCTCGTTGCATCGTTCGAGAAAGAAATATCTGAAGAGGAAGAACATATCAAGAAGATGGTGTCTGCCACGCCCAAAATCCAAAAACAGAGAACTTCCTCAAATTGTGAAATAATTCTCGAACTGTTCGAGGAAAAATGCCCACCAGGTGGCAAAAATGCGGTAGTCATTTACACGACGACGTTGCGGGGAATCAGGAAGACCTTTGAAGATTGCAACAATGCTCGGAGAATAATTGAATCGCATAATGTTCATATGTTTGAGCGTGATGTTTCGATGGACTCGGGGTTTAGGGAAGAGCTAAGGGGCCTAATGGGGACAAAGGAGGTAAAAGTACCACTTGTGTTTGTGAAGGGAAGGTTGATAGGGGGAGCTGACGAACTGTTGAAGTTGGAAGAGGAAGGCTCTTTGGGTGTTCTCTTCCATGGGATCCCGAGGGCGGTCGCAGGGTGCGAGGGGTGCGCTGGAGTGAGGTTCGTGATGTGCATGGACTGCAATGGGAGCTGTAAGGTTTTGGACGAGGATCGGAAGCAGACTGTGAAATGTGGTGAGTGCAATGAGAATGGGTTGATTCAGTGCCCCATCTGTTGTTAA